A genomic segment from Armatimonadota bacterium encodes:
- a CDS encoding hypothetical protein (possible pseudo, frameshifted), giving the protein MQGGYFVCIALGITGKTAILFGAAFCATSIGITARVLSDLGVLNSTEGRIVLGAAVLDDVLGLVVLAVVSAIAMQGSVSPGFVVQTTVAALAFVAVALVVGRLLAPSLLRVVDRMTVRGALVTAALVMAFAFALAAKKVGSAAIVGSFAAGLVLASIGRTKQIEHELKPIADFFTPIFFVSVGVAVNVRLFNPFDPANSSTLMLALLGTLVAFLGKFLAGWGAWGKGIRHALIGAGMVPRGEVGLIFATVGKQNGVLNDAHYAALLAVIFLTTFVAPILLSYLAARGTTRSAATP; this is encoded by the coding sequence TTGCAGGGGGGGTACTTCGTCTGCATCGCTCTGGGCATCACCGGCAAAACCGCCATCCTGTTTGGAGCGGCGTTCTGTGCCACCAGCATCGGCATTACTGCACGGGTACTGTCGGACCTCGGGGTGTTGAACAGCACGGAGGGGCGCATCGTGCTGGGAGCGGCAGTGCTGGACGATGTGTTAGGGCTGGTGGTGCTGGCGGTAGTGTCAGCCATAGCGATGCAGGGGAGCGTGTCGCCGGGATTTGTGGTGCAGACCACGGTGGCGGCTCTGGCGTTTGTGGCGGTCGCGCTGGTGGTGGGCAGATTGCTGGCACCATCCCTCTTACGTGTGGTAGACCGCATGACGGTGCGCGGTGCTCTGGTGACGGCTGCTCTGGTGATGGCGTTTGCCTTTGCGCTGGCGGCGAAAAAGGTCGGTTCGGCGGCGATTGTGGGATCCTTTGCGGCAGGGCTGGTGCTCGCCTCCATCGGTCGCACCAAACAGATCGAGCATGAGCTCAAGCCGATTGCGGACTTTTTCACGCCTATCTTCTTCGTGAGCGTCGGGGTGGCGGTGAACGTCCGCCTGTTCAACCCCTTCGACCCAGCGAACAGCTCCACGCTGATGCTGGCGCTCTTGGGAACCCTGGTAGCCTTCTTGGGCAAGTTCCTCGCCGGTTGGGGGGCATGGGGCAAGGGGATACGACACGCGCTGATTGGGGCGGGGATGGTGCCGCGTGGAGAGGTGGGCTTGATTTTCGCCACAGTGGGCAAGCAGAACGGTGTGTTGAACGACGCGCACTACGCCGCGTTGCTGGCGGTGATATTCCTGACGACTTTTGTCGCCCCTATCTTGCTGTCCTATCTCGCGGCGAGGGGTACTACGAGGAGCGCGGCAACTCCATAA
- the argA gene encoding acetyltransferase encodes MDGVIRKARTTDVPAMQRLVNFFADRGDMLHRSLAQFYENLRDFFVVEENGEVVGCVALHVVWRDLAEIKSLAVAEHAQGKGYGKRLVLECLREAPCLGVERVFALTYKPQFFEKLGFRVCDRAELPRKVWTECVHCPKFYDCQEVAVIMELPRSS; translated from the coding sequence ATGGACGGTGTGATACGGAAGGCGCGCACGACGGACGTCCCGGCGATGCAGCGCCTCGTTAACTTTTTCGCTGACCGCGGCGATATGCTACACCGCTCGCTGGCGCAGTTTTACGAGAACCTGCGCGACTTCTTCGTGGTGGAAGAGAACGGCGAGGTGGTGGGCTGCGTGGCTTTGCATGTGGTCTGGCGCGACCTCGCTGAGATTAAATCGCTCGCCGTTGCCGAGCACGCACAGGGTAAGGGCTACGGCAAAAGGCTGGTGCTGGAGTGCCTGCGCGAGGCACCCTGTCTGGGCGTGGAGCGAGTCTTTGCGCTCACCTATAAACCGCAGTTCTTCGAGAAGCTGGGCTTCCGAGTATGCGACCGCGCCGAGCTACCCCGCAAGGTGTGGACGGAATGCGTACACTGTCCCAAATTCTACGACTGTCAGGAAGTGGCGGTGATTATGGAGTTGCCGCGCTCCTCGTAG
- a CDS encoding zinc metalloprotease gives MDQVLQTLFYFLLTIGILVVAHEFGHFIVAKWCGMRVEEFAVGFGPKWIVLARKGDTEYTIRPFPLGGFVRIAGMDSHDDENPPPGTFFSKPIWQRNAVVLAGPIMSLLLGYVIFSVMGMTVGLDIGKPMNRVAQVLPGTEAERIGLKMGDVIVEINKEPIRDGEHMMKVIHGSPGKKLFIRVKRDKKYILLSGVPKEYEVEEVKNGQKVTRKEGRLGFIPAFEVKRLSPWQSLVAGTRITKNLIMAIPEHLFTKKVKDNVGGPVAIVQMTHVAAKEGLHRVLSFMAALSISLGILNLFPIPILDGGHLVLYFVEWLRRGRRLTAKQQMAVQMVGLAILLSILVLVTANDIHRLIAGKFPQ, from the coding sequence TTGGACCAGGTATTGCAAACACTGTTCTACTTTCTGCTCACCATTGGTATACTCGTTGTCGCCCACGAGTTTGGGCACTTCATCGTCGCCAAATGGTGTGGGATGCGCGTGGAGGAGTTCGCCGTCGGGTTCGGTCCCAAGTGGATCGTACTGGCACGAAAAGGCGACACGGAGTATACCATCCGTCCTTTCCCCTTAGGCGGCTTCGTGCGCATCGCCGGCATGGACTCACACGACGACGAGAACCCGCCTCCGGGCACTTTCTTTTCCAAACCGATATGGCAACGCAACGCGGTAGTGCTTGCCGGCCCCATCATGAGCTTACTGTTGGGCTACGTCATCTTCTCCGTGATGGGCATGACGGTGGGGCTGGATATCGGCAAGCCGATGAATCGCGTCGCGCAGGTGCTCCCCGGCACCGAAGCGGAACGCATAGGACTGAAAATGGGCGACGTGATCGTGGAGATTAATAAGGAGCCTATCCGCGACGGCGAGCACATGATGAAGGTCATCCACGGCAGCCCCGGCAAAAAGCTCTTTATCCGCGTCAAACGGGACAAGAAATATATCTTGCTGAGCGGCGTTCCGAAAGAGTATGAGGTGGAAGAGGTCAAGAACGGTCAAAAAGTTACCCGCAAAGAGGGAAGGCTGGGGTTCATCCCCGCCTTCGAAGTCAAGCGGTTGTCGCCCTGGCAGTCGCTGGTAGCGGGCACGCGCATCACGAAGAACCTCATCATGGCTATTCCCGAACACCTGTTCACCAAAAAGGTGAAAGATAACGTGGGTGGCCCGGTGGCTATCGTGCAGATGACGCATGTTGCGGCGAAAGAGGGGCTGCATCGTGTGCTCAGCTTTATGGCTGCGCTGAGCATCAGCCTGGGTATCTTAAACCTCTTTCCGATACCGATTCTGGACGGTGGACATCTGGTGCTGTACTTTGTCGAGTGGCTGCGGAGAGGACGCCGCCTTACCGCGAAGCAGCAGATGGCGGTGCAGATGGTGGGACTGGCTATCCTGCTCTCTATTCTGGTGCTCGTCACAGCCAACGACATTCACCGTCTGATTGCAGGGAAGTTCCCACAGTAG
- the dxr gene encoding 1-deoxy-D-xylulose 5-phosphate reductoisomerase, whose product MRRIAVLGSTGSIGTQCLDVTARLPDRLRVVALAAHRDHERLQQQALRFGVRHVALVDEKAASVLQERQPSWQVYAGDEGLQAVATLPEVDTVVVGVAGVCGLAATVAALQAGKSIALASKEVLVAAGESVMSLAKERAVSIVPIDSEHSAVFQCLQGERPDSVRRILLTASGGALRDVPLEELPFVTPQRALQHPTWQMGAKITIDSATLMNKGLEIIEAHWLFGVPADSIQVVLHPQSIVHALVEMQDGSVLAQLGLPDMRLPIQYALLYPERVDTQLPRLDLTQVGMLTFCEPDLRRYPALQVAREALAAGGTMPAAMNAANEVAVARFLQGEIRFTEIVQCVRDVMEKHQPQPATLEAVQQVDRWAREQARLWKSP is encoded by the coding sequence ATGAGACGCATCGCCGTTCTGGGAAGCACCGGTTCCATCGGCACACAGTGCCTGGACGTGACAGCGCGCCTGCCCGATCGCCTCCGGGTAGTAGCACTAGCTGCCCACCGTGACCACGAACGTCTGCAGCAACAGGCATTGCGTTTCGGCGTACGGCATGTCGCCCTGGTGGACGAGAAAGCTGCCTCCGTCCTGCAAGAGCGTCAACCCAGCTGGCAGGTGTATGCGGGTGACGAAGGCTTGCAAGCGGTCGCGACACTGCCCGAAGTGGATACGGTGGTGGTGGGGGTAGCTGGCGTCTGTGGGCTGGCTGCGACGGTCGCCGCCCTGCAAGCGGGAAAAAGCATCGCGCTGGCGAGCAAAGAGGTACTGGTCGCCGCAGGAGAAAGCGTCATGTCGCTGGCGAAAGAGCGTGCCGTTTCCATCGTGCCTATCGATAGCGAACACTCTGCTGTGTTTCAGTGCCTGCAAGGCGAGCGTCCCGATTCGGTACGCCGAATCCTGTTGACCGCTTCTGGTGGTGCACTGCGCGATGTTCCGCTGGAAGAGCTACCGTTCGTCACCCCACAGCGTGCCCTGCAACATCCCACCTGGCAGATGGGAGCCAAAATCACCATCGACAGCGCTACCCTGATGAACAAGGGACTGGAGATTATCGAGGCACACTGGCTCTTCGGAGTGCCTGCCGACAGCATACAGGTCGTGCTGCACCCGCAAAGCATCGTGCACGCGCTGGTGGAGATGCAAGACGGCTCGGTGCTGGCGCAGCTGGGTCTGCCGGATATGCGCCTGCCCATCCAGTATGCCCTGCTCTATCCCGAACGGGTAGACACCCAGCTGCCTCGGCTCGACCTGACGCAGGTAGGCATGCTCACTTTTTGCGAACCCGACCTGCGCCGATACCCGGCACTGCAAGTCGCGCGCGAAGCACTGGCCGCCGGAGGAACCATGCCTGCTGCTATGAACGCCGCCAACGAGGTGGCTGTCGCCCGATTTCTACAGGGAGAGATCAGATTTACCGAAATTGTACAGTGCGTACGCGACGTGATGGAAAAACATCAGCCACAACCCGCCACGCTGGAAGCCGTACAACAGGTGGACCGGTGGGCACGGGAACAAGCACGCCTCTGGAAAAGTCCATAA
- a CDS encoding isoprenyl transferase, translated as MRSMETLSSQADTGEHSPAVVKAREAGVDFSRLPQHIAIIMDGNGRWAIQRGLPRLVGHRQGYRTVRRVVKDCADLGVKMVTLYTFSTENWRRPPDETSGLMALIEEAARQELRQMYINGIQVRVIGRMNELPASLQEELRRGMQITASNSRLILNLAINYGGRAEIVDAVRAIAQRVQQGELQPEEIDESTIRAHLYAPDMPDPDLLIRTAGEMRVSNFLVWQTAYSELWVTPTLWPDFRTEHLIEAILSYQQRVRKFGGIVDEE; from the coding sequence GTGAGAAGTATGGAAACCCTCTCCTCACAGGCTGACACGGGTGAACACTCACCCGCTGTGGTCAAAGCGCGAGAGGCAGGCGTGGATTTCTCGCGCCTGCCTCAACATATTGCTATCATCATGGACGGCAACGGACGCTGGGCGATTCAGCGTGGACTGCCCCGCCTGGTCGGACACCGTCAGGGCTACCGCACGGTACGACGTGTAGTCAAAGATTGCGCCGACCTTGGCGTGAAGATGGTCACCCTGTACACCTTCAGCACCGAGAACTGGCGCCGCCCACCCGACGAGACCAGCGGTCTGATGGCTCTGATTGAGGAAGCGGCGCGTCAGGAACTGCGCCAGATGTACATCAACGGCATTCAGGTGCGCGTCATCGGGCGAATGAATGAACTGCCTGCCAGCCTTCAGGAAGAGCTGCGCCGCGGGATGCAGATTACCGCATCCAACAGTCGCCTCATCCTGAACCTTGCCATCAACTACGGTGGACGCGCGGAGATCGTGGACGCGGTACGCGCCATTGCACAACGTGTCCAACAAGGGGAACTACAGCCCGAGGAGATTGACGAATCCACCATTCGCGCCCATCTGTACGCGCCAGACATGCCTGACCCGGACCTGCTCATCCGCACCGCAGGTGAGATGCGGGTGAGCAACTTTCTGGTGTGGCAAACCGCCTACTCGGAACTGTGGGTAACCCCTACCCTCTGGCCCGACTTTCGCACCGAACACCTGATTGAAGCCATCCTCAGCTACCAACAGCGCGTGCGGAAGTTCGGCGGCATCGTGGATGAAGAATGA
- the frr gene encoding ribosome-recycling factor: MIEELLKEAEHKMEKTVEKAAHEFATIRTGRANPAILEHVMVDYYGTPTPINHIATITVPEPRLLLIQPYDKQSLAWIEKAILKSDLNLVPNNDGQVIRIRIPELTEERRKELIKLLHKKAEEERVAIRNVRREVNEHLKAAEKKGEVSEDDVKRAEQQVQKLTDKYIAEIDRLQKAKEEELMEV; this comes from the coding sequence ATGATCGAGGAGTTACTCAAAGAAGCCGAACATAAGATGGAGAAAACGGTGGAGAAGGCAGCGCATGAGTTCGCCACCATCCGTACCGGTCGCGCCAATCCGGCGATTCTGGAACATGTGATGGTAGACTACTACGGCACCCCTACCCCTATCAACCATATCGCTACCATCACAGTGCCCGAGCCACGCCTCTTGCTGATCCAACCCTACGACAAGCAGAGCCTGGCGTGGATTGAGAAAGCCATCCTGAAGTCCGACTTGAACCTGGTCCCGAACAACGACGGACAGGTCATCCGCATCCGCATTCCCGAGTTGACCGAGGAGAGGCGTAAGGAACTCATCAAGCTGCTGCATAAGAAGGCGGAAGAGGAACGTGTAGCAATACGCAACGTGCGCCGTGAAGTGAACGAGCACCTGAAAGCGGCGGAAAAGAAGGGCGAGGTCTCTGAGGATGACGTCAAACGCGCCGAGCAGCAGGTGCAGAAGCTAACCGATAAGTATATCGCTGAGATTGACCGCCTGCAGAAGGCAAAAGAGGAAGAGCTGATGGAGGTGTAA
- the pyrH gene encoding uridylate kinase: MSGEISTPQPRWQRVLLKLSGEAFAGERGSGLDYTVVGSLARQIVDAHQLGVEIAVVIGGGNIIRGQHAAQAGIDRATADYMGMLATVINALALQDAIEQLGVPTRVQTAIQMFQVAEPFIRRRAIRHLEKGRVVILAAGTGNPYFTTDTAAALRALEIRAQAFLKATNVDGVYDSDPKRDPNAKRFSYITYSEAITRQLRVMDLTALTLCMENRLPIVVFNIARPGNVVRAILGEDIGTLVGGEEK, translated from the coding sequence ATGAGCGGAGAAATATCCACTCCACAGCCCCGCTGGCAGCGAGTGCTTCTCAAACTCTCCGGCGAGGCATTCGCCGGGGAGCGCGGAAGCGGTCTGGACTACACGGTGGTCGGCTCCCTGGCACGGCAGATTGTCGATGCCCACCAGCTGGGCGTGGAAATAGCGGTGGTTATCGGTGGCGGTAATATCATTCGGGGGCAACACGCTGCACAGGCTGGAATCGACCGCGCCACCGCCGACTACATGGGCATGCTGGCAACGGTCATCAACGCACTTGCCCTGCAAGACGCTATCGAGCAGCTGGGCGTGCCCACGCGCGTGCAGACCGCCATCCAGATGTTTCAGGTCGCCGAGCCGTTCATCCGTCGCCGCGCCATCCGCCATCTCGAAAAAGGGCGCGTGGTCATTCTCGCCGCCGGAACCGGCAACCCCTACTTCACCACCGATACCGCCGCCGCTTTGCGCGCACTGGAAATCCGGGCGCAGGCGTTCCTGAAGGCAACCAATGTAGATGGCGTGTACGATTCCGACCCCAAACGCGATCCAAACGCGAAGCGATTCTCGTATATTACATATAGCGAAGCCATTACACGTCAGCTGCGCGTGATGGACCTGACCGCGCTGACGCTGTGCATGGAAAACCGTCTGCCGATTGTGGTGTTCAACATCGCCCGCCCGGGCAATGTGGTGCGAGCGATTTTAGGAGAAGACATCGGCACCCTAGTAGGAGGAGAGGAGAAATGA
- the tsf gene encoding elongation factor Ts — MEITAQMVKELREQTGAGMMECKQALIEAQGDMERARLILREKGAAAAVKRESKQASEGVVVSAVAPDHRRGALLELNAETDFVARNEEFQSLAKELVQQLVDTGFEGTLEEFLQQPSQMFPDRTVRERVEDLVARIREKIVIGRIATFSTDSTGCVDTYIHLGGKIGVMVELKAATEAGAQHPETLHLARELGMQIAFGNPGYLTRDQVPQQLIDEEREVQRQRALNEGKPAQAIDKIVEGRLSKFFEQICLLDQGYIRDEKKSVKQVIEEFSKQVGEPLTVKRWVRFRVGEGSGS, encoded by the coding sequence GTGGAAATCACAGCACAAATGGTCAAGGAACTGCGCGAGCAGACCGGCGCGGGCATGATGGAATGTAAACAGGCTCTGATTGAAGCTCAGGGCGATATGGAGCGCGCGCGGCTGATTCTGCGCGAGAAGGGTGCTGCCGCGGCAGTGAAACGCGAATCGAAGCAGGCATCGGAAGGCGTCGTGGTCTCCGCTGTTGCCCCAGACCACCGTCGCGGCGCGCTTCTGGAGCTCAATGCCGAAACCGACTTCGTTGCACGTAACGAGGAGTTCCAGTCGCTGGCGAAGGAACTGGTGCAGCAGCTGGTAGACACCGGTTTCGAAGGCACACTGGAAGAGTTCCTGCAGCAGCCCAGCCAGATGTTCCCCGATCGCACCGTGCGCGAGCGCGTGGAAGACCTGGTGGCGCGCATTCGCGAAAAGATTGTCATCGGACGCATCGCCACCTTCAGCACCGACAGCACCGGTTGCGTGGATACCTACATCCACCTGGGCGGTAAAATCGGCGTGATGGTGGAGTTGAAAGCAGCTACCGAAGCAGGCGCCCAGCATCCTGAGACGCTGCACCTTGCCCGCGAGCTGGGTATGCAAATCGCCTTCGGCAACCCGGGATACCTGACGCGCGACCAGGTACCCCAGCAGCTGATAGATGAGGAGCGCGAAGTGCAGAGGCAACGCGCCCTGAACGAAGGCAAACCGGCTCAGGCGATAGACAAAATCGTGGAAGGACGTCTGAGCAAGTTCTTCGAGCAGATCTGCTTGCTGGACCAGGGTTACATTCGCGACGAAAAGAAATCGGTCAAGCAGGTCATCGAAGAGTTCTCGAAGCAAGTGGGCGAGCCGTTGACGGTGAAGCGGTGGGTGCGCTTCCGCGTCGGTGAAGGTAGCGGGTCGTAA
- a CDS encoding NADH-dependent dehydrogenase: MSKMSRQRLLQAGIGTAIAFPMVVPASAVGRGGQPAPSERIAVGLIGAGGMGRANLHNCAQYPDVVVTAVCDVWGSRLQAALEPFRRTAKGYRDYRELLERPEVDAVIIATPPHWHALQAIHAAQKGKHIYLQKPMTLYPDESLAVRNAVRRHRVVTQIGTQIHASENFRRVVEWVRSGKLGHISVVRTFNVMNQGPQGIGHAPKEPPPADLDWEMWLGPAPKREFNRLLVADAYYHSSFWDYSGGWTMGMGPHILDLPVWALDLGVPLVTHCTGGRFVLRDDGDVPDTQEVLWQYPNVTMTWMMNLCNSFGFDFGRGQPARRLGIYLHGVNGTLFADYGRHEVVPEGDLLKDTTPPPQSIPPSPGHEREWLDCIRSGKQPSCSVEYHYRIDLALTLANVAYRVGRAIRFNPRTERIEGDREAQRLARPQYRPPWKFPEEYLR, encoded by the coding sequence ATGAGCAAGATGTCTCGCCAACGATTATTGCAGGCAGGCATCGGCACGGCGATTGCCTTTCCAATGGTGGTGCCGGCATCGGCGGTGGGGCGGGGTGGTCAACCTGCGCCCAGTGAACGCATCGCTGTCGGTCTGATCGGTGCAGGAGGAATGGGCAGAGCGAACCTGCACAACTGCGCACAGTATCCCGATGTGGTGGTCACCGCCGTCTGTGATGTGTGGGGGAGCCGCCTGCAGGCGGCGCTGGAGCCGTTTCGCCGTACGGCGAAGGGTTACCGTGACTATCGCGAGCTCCTGGAGCGTCCAGAGGTGGACGCGGTGATCATCGCCACCCCGCCACACTGGCATGCCTTGCAGGCGATTCATGCCGCGCAAAAGGGCAAGCACATCTACCTGCAGAAACCAATGACCCTGTATCCCGACGAAAGCCTCGCCGTGCGCAACGCAGTGCGCAGGCATAGGGTAGTCACCCAGATTGGCACGCAGATTCACGCCAGCGAGAACTTCCGCCGTGTCGTGGAGTGGGTGCGCTCTGGCAAGCTGGGGCATATCAGCGTGGTGCGTACCTTCAACGTGATGAATCAAGGACCGCAAGGCATCGGTCATGCGCCCAAGGAGCCTCCTCCCGCCGACCTTGACTGGGAGATGTGGTTGGGACCCGCTCCCAAACGCGAGTTCAATCGCCTGCTGGTCGCCGATGCCTATTACCACAGCTCGTTTTGGGACTATTCGGGTGGCTGGACGATGGGCATGGGACCGCATATCCTTGACCTGCCCGTGTGGGCGCTGGATTTGGGAGTGCCTCTGGTGACACACTGCACAGGTGGGCGTTTTGTGCTGCGCGACGATGGCGACGTGCCCGATACGCAGGAGGTGCTGTGGCAATACCCCAATGTCACCATGACATGGATGATGAACCTGTGCAACAGCTTCGGCTTCGACTTTGGACGCGGACAACCTGCGCGCCGTTTGGGCATCTATCTGCATGGGGTAAACGGTACGCTCTTCGCGGACTATGGCAGGCATGAAGTGGTTCCCGAGGGCGATTTGCTGAAGGACACCACACCACCCCCGCAGAGCATTCCGCCTTCGCCGGGGCACGAGCGCGAATGGCTGGACTGCATCCGCAGCGGAAAGCAGCCCAGCTGTAGTGTGGAGTATCACTATCGCATTGACCTTGCGCTCACGCTGGCAAATGTAGCGTACCGGGTGGGGCGTGCCATTCGCTTCAACCCGCGGACCGAACGGATAGAGGGCGACCGCGAGGCTCAGCGTCTGGCGCGGCCGCAGTACCGACCGCCCTGGAAGTTTCCGGAGGAGTATTTACGGTGA
- the nuoA1 gene encoding NADH-quinone oxidoreductase subunit A 1: MLNSYLPVLVLAVLAAVLAVGMVVLSFLLGPKRPDARKVSTYECGVTPVGSARERFPVKFFLVAMLFIIFDVETIFLYPWAVTFKDAPKAVQLFNLVEMGVFIAILFVGYFYMLGTRALEWEESERAQPRRVRLVSAAQKLEAPSALREEVTSPSSGGVG; the protein is encoded by the coding sequence ATGCTGAACAGTTACCTTCCTGTGCTGGTATTGGCTGTGCTGGCGGCAGTGCTGGCTGTCGGCATGGTGGTTCTGTCTTTCCTGCTGGGTCCGAAAAGACCAGACGCCCGCAAGGTTTCCACGTATGAGTGCGGGGTAACGCCTGTAGGCTCTGCGCGGGAGCGGTTCCCCGTCAAGTTCTTTCTGGTAGCGATGCTGTTCATCATCTTCGATGTAGAAACCATCTTTCTTTACCCCTGGGCGGTTACTTTCAAGGACGCCCCGAAGGCGGTGCAATTGTTCAATCTGGTAGAGATGGGTGTGTTTATCGCCATCCTGTTCGTCGGATATTTCTACATGCTGGGCACGCGCGCGCTGGAGTGGGAGGAGTCAGAGCGGGCACAGCCCCGCCGGGTGCGTTTGGTCTCAGCGGCTCAGAAGCTGGAAGCCCCCAGCGCTTTGCGCGAGGAAGTGACTTCGCCCAGTTCGGGAGGGGTTGGATGA
- the nuoC gene encoding NADH-quinone oxidoreductase subunit C, with product MSETTAQEMSERTDVARLRERFAEVVREVYTLRGDTWIVIDKAALPDVCRFLRDDPELSYRFLSDIVGIDQLGRREPRFEVVYNLYSFRTFTRLFLKVRVQEGESIPSVTDIYPGANFPEREIYDMFGIVFEGHPDLRRILMPEDWVGHPLRKDFPLGGEEVVFDRGTLGPSIAEVQTPHPGESFFGKTGLSGRE from the coding sequence ATGAGTGAGACCACAGCGCAGGAGATGAGCGAGCGTACAGACGTCGCACGCTTACGGGAGCGTTTTGCCGAGGTGGTGCGGGAGGTTTATACTCTGCGTGGAGATACCTGGATAGTGATAGACAAGGCAGCGTTGCCCGATGTTTGCCGTTTCCTACGCGACGACCCTGAACTCAGCTATCGTTTCCTCTCGGACATTGTAGGCATAGACCAGCTGGGACGTCGTGAGCCTCGCTTTGAAGTGGTGTATAACCTCTATTCGTTCCGCACCTTCACGCGGCTGTTTCTGAAGGTGCGTGTGCAGGAAGGGGAGAGCATACCTTCCGTCACCGACATCTATCCGGGCGCAAACTTTCCCGAACGCGAGATATACGACATGTTCGGAATCGTGTTTGAAGGACATCCCGATTTGCGCCGTATCCTGATGCCGGAGGATTGGGTAGGGCATCCGCTACGCAAGGACTTTCCCCTGGGTGGTGAAGAGGTGGTGTTTGATCGGGGTACGCTAGGACCTTCTATCGCGGAAGTACAAACGCCTCATCCGGGCGAGTCCTTCTTCGGAAAGACAGGGCTTTCCGGTCGAGAGTAG
- the nuoD2 gene encoding NADH-quinone oxidoreductase subunit D 2, producing the protein MSLTPEQMEILPGATEGSMVINMGPQHPSTHGVLRLVVELDGETIVDVVPHIGYLHTGIEKTCEYEQYQKCIPLVERMDYLSAMNNSLAFVLSVEKLLDIEVPPRGVWMRMIFSELQRIASHLVWLGTHALDLGAMTPFFYCFRERERILDMFEHLSGVRMFPSWIQVGGWRADMPEGLLEKIAQFVEEFPAKVDDYEGLLTENPIWVERTRNIGIITTDECIALGINGPILRGSGYAFDLRKANPYLYYDQVEFDIPTGTVGDVYDRFLVRVEEMRQAARIIRQCIERIPDGPVSSDDRKVVPPPREELDNSMESLIHHFKLWTEGFRPPEGEAYVPIEGPKGEIGYYVVSDGSNRPWRVKTRPPCFMNLQALPLMSKGHMVADIVAIIGSIDIVLGEIDR; encoded by the coding sequence ATGAGCCTTACACCAGAGCAAATGGAGATATTGCCCGGAGCCACCGAAGGTTCCATGGTCATCAATATGGGACCGCAGCATCCGAGCACGCACGGGGTGTTGCGCCTGGTGGTGGAGCTGGATGGTGAGACCATTGTAGATGTGGTCCCACACATCGGCTACCTGCACACGGGCATCGAGAAGACCTGCGAGTACGAGCAGTACCAGAAGTGTATCCCCCTGGTGGAGCGGATGGACTATCTCTCCGCGATGAACAACTCGCTGGCGTTTGTACTGTCGGTGGAGAAGCTGCTGGACATCGAGGTCCCCCCACGTGGGGTGTGGATGCGCATGATTTTCAGCGAGCTGCAGCGCATCGCCAGCCATCTGGTGTGGCTGGGCACGCACGCGCTGGACCTCGGTGCGATGACCCCGTTCTTCTACTGCTTCCGCGAGCGCGAGCGCATTCTGGATATGTTCGAGCACCTCTCCGGGGTGCGCATGTTTCCCTCGTGGATACAGGTGGGGGGCTGGCGGGCAGATATGCCCGAGGGATTGCTGGAGAAAATCGCACAGTTTGTGGAAGAGTTTCCCGCCAAAGTGGACGACTACGAGGGGTTGTTGACGGAAAACCCGATATGGGTAGAACGCACCCGCAACATCGGCATCATCACTACGGACGAGTGTATCGCTCTGGGTATCAACGGACCCATCCTGCGTGGAAGCGGTTACGCCTTCGACCTGCGCAAAGCCAACCCCTACCTCTACTATGATCAGGTGGAGTTTGACATCCCGACCGGTACGGTCGGTGACGTGTACGACCGTTTCCTCGTGCGCGTGGAGGAGATGCGACAGGCAGCACGCATTATCCGACAGTGCATCGAGCGCATCCCCGACGGACCGGTCAGCAGTGACGACCGCAAGGTGGTACCGCCCCCGCGCGAGGAACTGGATAACAGTATGGAATCGCTGATACACCACTTCAAGCTGTGGACGGAGGGGTTCCGCCCTCCCGAGGGCGAGGCGTACGTGCCGATAGAGGGACCCAAGGGCGAAATCGGCTATTACGTAGTGAGCGATGGCAGTAACCGACCGTGGCGGGTGAAAACACGACCACCCTGCTTCATGAACCTGCAGGCTCTGCCTCTGATGAGCAAGGGGCACATGGTGGCGGACATCGTGGCTATTATCGGGAGCATTGATATCGTGCTGGGGGAGATCGACCGATGA